Below is a genomic region from Blastocatellia bacterium.
GCCTTCCCGAAGCACGCCAAATCCGGCACAACACCGAAGTAGGCCTGCGCGCCTCCCAATCCAAAGCGAAACCCCGTGATGACCTCGTCGAAGATGAGGAGGGCACCATGGCGGTGACAGAGCGCCCGCACTTCTTCCAAATACCCCGGCGCAGGAGGATCGAAAGTCACCGGCTCCATGATCACAGCCGCGATCTCTCCCCGATGTTCGTTGAAGAGGCGATGCAGAGCGTCCAGGTCATTGTAGGGAAATCGAAACGTCAGGTGGCGCACGGCTTCAGGCACGCCCCGATTTCGGTCAGTGGTGCCGATGTACCAATCGTGCCACCCATGATACCCGCAGCAGAGAATCTTCTCGCGCCTCGTAAAGGCACGGGCGAGGCGCACGGCAGCCGTAGTGACATCAGATCCATTCTTGGCAAACCGCACCATCTCGGCGCAGGGAATCAAGCGAACGAGCCGCTCGGCGACTTCGACTTCGACCGGATGCGGAAGACTGAAGCTGATCCCCGCCTCCATCTGTGTGCGCGCGGCCTCCAACACGTCGGCGTCTCCGTGTCCCAGGATTACGGCTCCCAGGCCCATGATGTAATCGAGGTAGCGATAGCCATCAACGTCCCACACGAAGGCGCCCTGAGCCCGCGCTAAGAAATTCGGAGCGACGCCTTGAACGAAACTCCTCGGGCTCTTGCTGAACGTCTGCGCGCCTCCGGGAATCACGCGCTCGCTTCGAGCCAACCACGCCGCCGATTGTTCTCGCTTTCGATCCATCTCTCACCCTTCAGCGATGACCTCTGGATGCCACTCGACCCATTCCCGAAGGCCGCTTTGCTCTAGAACGAGTCGAGCGGCTTCCTCGTATTCCGGCGAAAGCGGGGCCTGCGGAGGAAAGGCCGGCCCTGTCTCCATACCGAAGAGCCTCAACCACAGCCGCGATGTCGGCCCTTCGCCAACTCCAATCCAACGCTGCTGCTCCGGGCGAATGAGGCGAATGAATGGATCGAAGCGAAGCTTCGCGTATAAGGCGTCGAACTC
It encodes:
- a CDS encoding aminotransferase class III-fold pyridoxal phosphate-dependent enzyme codes for the protein MDRKREQSAAWLARSERVIPGGAQTFSKSPRSFVQGVAPNFLARAQGAFVWDVDGYRYLDYIMGLGAVILGHGDADVLEAARTQMEAGISFSLPHPVEVEVAERLVRLIPCAEMVRFAKNGSDVTTAAVRLARAFTRREKILCCGYHGWHDWYIGTTDRNRGVPEAVRHLTFRFPYNDLDALHRLFNEHRGEIAAVIMEPVTFDPPAPGYLEEVRALCHRHGALLIFDEVITGFRFGLGGAQAYFGVVPDLACFGKAMANGFPLAALVGRADIMHLLSEPDVFFSTTHGGEAVSLAASRATLEKLEREDGIASLWRLGARLKEGINALLGEHRLADLIECVGMPPFTALRFHVRDEEEQLALRSLFQQEALVRGILAFGYHMLSLAHSEADIEWTLEQYAEIFAVIADAVRQGDVAARLKGPPIRPILRQA